GGGCAGAGAGGGATCCGAATGCGGAATTGACGAAGCTGTTCTGGGAGGTCAAGGCGACACATGCGGTTGAAGGAAGTAGAGCAGGAATTAGTTCACGGCGGGGGGCGGTAGGTAGAGCTAAATGGTGCGAGTATCACCGCTCAGCGGGACACGACACTAGTGACTGTTTCACGCTGAAAGGCGAGGTCGGGAAACTTATCAGGGCAGGACGATCGCAAATGACTGACCACAGGCCAGGCAAAGGCCAACATGGCGGGCCCAGGCAGGACAGACACCAACGTACGCCAACGACGGATAAGAAGGAAACCTTGACAACAAGGAGGAAGAGagctgaagaaaccttcaacaaagaCCTCGAACCACTGGTGGGGACGATAAATACAATCGCCGGGGGTTATGGTGGAGGTGATGACACACCTTCGGCGAGGTGCAGGCATGCAAGGGCGGTAACATCAATGCAAGAGTATGTGACCCCATTCGGTTTTCGGCATCCGGACATAGTGATATCGTCAGCGGACTTCGAGGGAATCAAGACACATAAGGATGATCCTGTGGTAGTAATGGTAAGGATCAATAGCTTTAATGTGCGAAGAGTACTTTTG
This is a stretch of genomic DNA from Lotus japonicus ecotype B-129 chromosome 1, LjGifu_v1.2. It encodes these proteins:
- the LOC130729275 gene encoding uncharacterized protein LOC130729275, with the translated sequence MAWFTTLPRGSIAKFRDFSSKFLIQFSTSKIKKLTIDDLYNVRQLERETLKQYVKRYSAASVKIEESEPQACTRTFKNGLLSGKLNNKLSRKPARSMTEVRTRASTYILDEDDDAFKRKRAKAEKVDGQRDVRSTRKQGWKKEKSRTQKDKKVARTEEFAEAQLYSKKRKTRASPHMATHRREGAERDPNAELTKLFWEVKATHAVEGSRAGISSRRGAVGRAKWCEYHRSAGHDTSDCFTLKGEVGKLIRAGRSQMTDHRPGKGQHGGPRQDRHQRTPTTDKKETLTTRRKRAEETFNKDLEPLVGTINTIAGGYGGGDDTPSARCRHARAVTSMQEYVTPFGFRHPDIVISSADFEGIKTHKDDPVVVMVRINSFNVRRVLLD